One genomic region from Arenicella chitinivorans encodes:
- a CDS encoding homoserine dehydrogenase, translating to MKSIKVGILGLGTVGGGTANVLQRNAAEITRRAGRDIEVIIASVRDLTRERRCDCSSLHLTTDPAEVVNHPDVDIVVELIGGETQAKDLVLQAIDNGKHVVTANKALIALHGNEIFAAAQEEGVSVLFEAAVAGGISIIKSIREGMAGNRIDLVAGIINGTGNFILTEMRDKGRPFAEVLTEAQALGYAEADPTFDVEGIDAAHKLTILASIAFGIPLQFENVYTEGISELSLTDVAYAEELGYRIKHLGIAKADASGVELRVHPTLIPAKRLIANVNGVMNAVMVRGDAVGNTLHYGAGAGAEPTASAVVADIVDVARTITADPHSRVPHLAFQPDALANLPIKAQDEFKCAYYLRFEVNDVAGVMSQLSAQFADQDISIEAITQKEPQPGDDFVSVIFITQRTLEGRVDRAIKRIEAMQDVRCKTVKIRVEHLN from the coding sequence ATGAAATCAATCAAAGTCGGCATTTTAGGCTTGGGTACGGTTGGTGGTGGCACCGCCAATGTGTTGCAGCGCAACGCCGCTGAAATTACGCGCCGTGCTGGACGCGATATTGAAGTCATCATTGCTTCAGTGCGTGATTTAACGCGCGAGCGCCGGTGTGATTGCAGTAGTTTGCACCTTACAACGGACCCAGCGGAAGTCGTTAATCATCCAGATGTGGACATTGTCGTGGAGTTGATCGGTGGCGAAACACAGGCGAAAGACCTAGTTTTGCAAGCGATTGATAATGGCAAGCACGTGGTGACGGCAAACAAGGCGCTGATTGCTTTGCACGGCAACGAGATTTTTGCTGCCGCGCAAGAAGAAGGTGTCTCCGTTCTGTTTGAAGCGGCGGTAGCTGGTGGTATCAGCATCATTAAGAGTATCCGTGAAGGGATGGCGGGCAACCGTATTGACCTGGTCGCTGGAATCATTAACGGTACAGGAAATTTTATCCTGACCGAAATGCGCGACAAAGGCCGTCCTTTTGCGGAGGTTTTAACTGAGGCGCAGGCGCTAGGCTATGCGGAAGCGGACCCCACGTTCGATGTGGAAGGGATCGATGCGGCGCATAAACTGACAATTTTGGCCTCGATCGCATTTGGGATACCGTTGCAATTTGAGAATGTGTATACCGAAGGCATTTCCGAGCTGAGTCTGACCGACGTGGCTTATGCCGAAGAGCTTGGTTACCGTATCAAACATCTCGGTATCGCCAAGGCTGATGCATCGGGCGTCGAGCTGCGTGTGCATCCGACGCTGATACCGGCAAAGCGCTTGATTGCCAATGTTAATGGTGTGATGAACGCAGTAATGGTGCGTGGTGACGCCGTTGGTAACACGCTGCATTACGGTGCTGGTGCTGGGGCTGAACCAACCGCCTCCGCAGTGGTGGCCGATATTGTTGACGTCGCGCGAACAATCACAGCGGACCCGCACAGTCGAGTACCGCATTTGGCTTTCCAGCCAGATGCACTGGCAAACTTGCCGATCAAGGCACAAGACGAATTTAAGTGTGCTTACTATTTACGCTTTGAAGTTAACGATGTCGCTGGTGTCATGTCGCAACTGTCAGCGCAGTTCGCCGATCAAGATATCAGTATCGAAGCAATTACGCAGAAAGAGCCGCAACCCGGTGACGACTTCGTATCCGTTATTTTTATTACACAACGTACCTTGGAAGGGCGGGTTGACCGCGCTATAAAACGCATCGAAGCAATGCAGGACGTGCGATGCAAAACCGTCAAGATTCGAGTTGAACACCTGAATTAA
- the thrC gene encoding threonine synthase, with the protein MKFISTRGQAPSLSFEDVILAGLASDGGLYVPEALPEFSPATIASWAGLSYQELAFEVMQPFVDGALSNTELKTIIDKAYADFRHPAIAPLVQTGHNEWVLELFQGPTLAFKDFALQFLGHLLDFVLTRRQQKVAVLGATSGDTGSAAIEGCRRCENIDIFILHPHQRVSEVQRRQMTTVLADNVFNIAVEGNFDDCQNAVKASFRDQSFLPDGRQLVAVNSINWARIMAQIVYYFYAALALGAPHRPVSFSVPTGNFGDIFAGYLAKQMGLPVQQLIIATNANDILHRCIANNDHSKQALQHSLSPSMDIMVSSNFERLLFDLYGRDGAQIRRLMQEFEDGTMHLAESALTSARSLFSSFRLDDARTLEIIKDVYTRGEYLLDPHTAIGVAAARAERWHQAHPMVCLATAHPAKFPDAITQALAEKQSEPSLPLHMQDLFDREERYQVLPNDLVQIQSFVRSTLS; encoded by the coding sequence ATGAAATTTATCAGCACACGCGGTCAGGCACCGAGTCTGTCCTTCGAAGACGTTATTCTCGCTGGCCTGGCTTCCGACGGTGGATTGTATGTGCCCGAGGCTTTGCCGGAATTTTCGCCTGCCACCATCGCCAGTTGGGCTGGTTTGAGTTATCAAGAACTTGCGTTCGAGGTCATGCAACCGTTCGTTGACGGTGCCTTATCCAATACTGAGCTGAAGACCATAATCGATAAGGCCTACGCGGATTTTCGGCACCCGGCCATCGCACCGTTGGTGCAAACAGGCCACAACGAATGGGTCCTGGAACTGTTTCAAGGTCCGACGTTGGCATTTAAGGATTTTGCGCTGCAGTTTTTAGGACACCTGCTGGACTTTGTGCTCACTCGACGTCAACAGAAAGTGGCGGTACTGGGGGCGACTTCCGGAGATACTGGTTCGGCGGCGATTGAAGGTTGCCGACGTTGTGAGAACATCGATATTTTTATTTTGCATCCGCATCAGCGTGTGTCTGAGGTGCAGCGACGCCAAATGACTACTGTTTTGGCGGATAATGTGTTTAATATTGCGGTAGAGGGCAACTTCGATGATTGCCAAAATGCCGTCAAAGCCAGCTTTCGTGATCAGTCGTTTCTGCCGGACGGTCGCCAGTTAGTGGCTGTGAACTCAATAAACTGGGCGCGCATAATGGCCCAGATTGTGTATTACTTCTACGCGGCACTCGCCTTGGGGGCGCCACATCGTCCCGTGTCTTTCTCCGTGCCGACTGGCAACTTTGGTGACATTTTCGCCGGTTATCTGGCAAAGCAAATGGGGCTGCCGGTACAACAGTTGATCATTGCCACCAATGCCAATGATATTCTGCATCGTTGCATCGCTAACAACGATCACAGCAAACAAGCCTTGCAGCATTCTTTGTCGCCGAGCATGGACATTATGGTGTCCAGTAATTTCGAACGCTTGTTGTTCGATCTCTATGGACGTGATGGCGCGCAGATACGACGCTTGATGCAAGAATTCGAAGACGGCACGATGCATCTTGCTGAATCTGCGTTAACTTCGGCAAGGTCTTTGTTCTCCAGTTTTCGTCTTGACGATGCGCGCACACTTGAGATCATCAAAGACGTGTACACTCGTGGCGAATATCTGCTTGATCCACACACGGCGATCGGTGTGGCCGCAGCGCGAGCAGAGCGTTGGCATCAAGCACATCCAATGGTTTGCCTGGCAACCGCGCATCCGGCGAAATTTCCGGATGCCATCACTCAGGCGCTGGCGGAAAAGCAATCTGAGCCGTCATTGCCGTTACATATGCAGGATTTGTTTGACCGAGAAGAGCGGTATCAGGTGCTGCCAAATGATCTAGTGCAAATCCAGTCGTTCGTTCGCAGCACGTTATCTTGA
- a CDS encoding secretin N-terminal domain-containing protein, translating to MSKALLFPGSFRKIDQRLSAVGASTANSSWQTKLSCWAKKIGIALICAHLTSNAGLASAQLRDVTDEAEQQGVRLNLQDVDIRVLINTVAEVSGKNFIVDPRVKGKVSIISGATLGPDELYDVFLSILEVHNFATVDSGTVIKVLPANVIKQHPTPTLFTPTAETNDAQITQIVQLEFASVQDLVPIIRPLIPPTSHFAPHVPSNSVVITDTAANIQRVLKIINRIDIPDKRANIRVVNLDHAKASTLATTLTQLVTSTADPKDAASSAKVSIQPFDSINALIISAPDDQFAKIQALIGELDVEREIEGDVNVISLKHAKAEDLASILKDITATKADGAVSEFNVQADEASNSLIVKASGTQLKTVKSVVDKLDKRRAQVYVETIIAEVSLDQEAALGINWNIGSQETTTVTEGTDGGAGTSTTTSNPIGIFDPERPGQVLGRATANQTFDLGTGGFNFSLLDFSKYQLDVVINALRSDSNSDILSTPTILTLDNEEAEIVVGQEVPFVTGRFNSGINSAVNQGGTDGNGTNTPVGTGFQTIERKDVGIKLKIKPQINEGDTIQLEVFQETSSVSPVRVEGQADLITNLRSIEGVVQVDDGQVVVLGGLITENVVDTVSWVPVLGKIPLIGNLFRSKGKKVEKRNLMVFLKPRIIRSPEELAKYSKTKYNAVRRDGQISRLNTSDFLIPEVDPPVLIEYEETLGEGLLGSERQAELARRGEVRKPVKSRIKDIIFGRTFVSDDEIFENVEDDFEMPPKRPNEDELQDLVDELEYGASVEESVPNAEGSLPDAEGSSPSDDVIKAEDF from the coding sequence ATGAGTAAGGCCCTACTATTTCCAGGATCATTCAGGAAGATCGATCAGCGACTCTCTGCCGTCGGTGCATCGACTGCCAACTCGTCGTGGCAAACTAAACTGTCATGCTGGGCGAAGAAAATTGGCATCGCGCTGATTTGTGCGCATTTAACCTCCAACGCCGGGCTCGCTTCAGCGCAGTTGCGGGATGTGACGGATGAAGCGGAACAGCAGGGCGTGCGTCTAAACCTTCAGGATGTCGATATACGTGTCTTGATTAACACCGTCGCCGAGGTCAGTGGCAAGAACTTCATTGTCGATCCACGTGTTAAAGGCAAGGTGTCGATTATTTCTGGCGCTACCTTGGGGCCAGACGAGTTGTATGACGTGTTTCTCTCGATTCTAGAGGTGCACAACTTTGCTACAGTCGATTCTGGTACGGTGATCAAGGTGTTACCAGCGAATGTGATTAAACAGCATCCGACGCCAACCTTGTTTACGCCAACAGCCGAGACGAATGATGCGCAGATTACGCAGATCGTCCAGCTCGAATTCGCCTCAGTGCAAGACTTGGTGCCGATCATCCGACCGTTGATCCCGCCGACTAGCCATTTTGCGCCACACGTGCCGTCAAATAGTGTGGTGATTACCGATACCGCGGCGAATATTCAACGTGTGCTCAAAATTATTAACCGCATTGATATACCCGATAAACGCGCCAACATTCGAGTGGTCAATTTGGATCACGCCAAGGCCAGCACGTTGGCTACCACATTGACCCAGCTGGTGACCTCGACGGCGGACCCGAAAGACGCAGCGAGCTCGGCAAAGGTCAGTATTCAACCATTCGATTCCATTAATGCCCTTATTATCAGTGCGCCGGATGACCAGTTTGCGAAGATTCAAGCCTTGATTGGTGAGTTGGACGTCGAGCGGGAAATCGAAGGTGACGTCAATGTTATTTCACTCAAACACGCTAAAGCCGAAGATCTGGCGTCGATTCTAAAAGATATCACCGCGACCAAAGCCGATGGCGCTGTGAGCGAGTTCAATGTGCAGGCCGATGAGGCTTCAAACTCATTGATCGTAAAGGCGTCAGGAACACAGCTTAAAACGGTCAAGTCGGTCGTCGATAAGCTGGATAAACGTCGTGCGCAAGTGTATGTCGAAACCATTATTGCCGAGGTGTCTTTAGACCAAGAAGCGGCGCTCGGTATTAACTGGAACATCGGGTCACAGGAAACGACGACAGTGACCGAGGGTACCGATGGCGGAGCTGGAACCTCGACCACCACCAGCAATCCAATCGGTATATTTGACCCGGAACGACCAGGTCAAGTGTTAGGTCGCGCGACTGCGAATCAAACGTTTGACTTAGGCACTGGCGGTTTCAATTTTTCACTGCTGGATTTCAGCAAGTATCAACTGGACGTGGTGATTAACGCATTACGATCTGATTCTAACAGCGACATTTTGTCGACACCGACGATTTTGACTCTGGACAATGAAGAGGCCGAGATTGTGGTTGGTCAGGAAGTGCCTTTCGTCACGGGTCGATTTAACAGTGGGATCAACAGCGCGGTCAATCAGGGCGGGACCGATGGTAATGGCACCAATACACCCGTCGGCACTGGCTTTCAGACCATCGAGCGTAAAGACGTTGGTATCAAGTTAAAGATCAAGCCACAGATCAACGAAGGTGACACAATTCAACTGGAAGTATTCCAGGAAACTTCAAGCGTATCGCCGGTCCGTGTGGAAGGGCAAGCCGACTTAATTACCAATCTGCGCTCGATTGAGGGCGTCGTACAAGTGGACGATGGCCAGGTTGTGGTGCTCGGTGGTTTGATTACCGAGAACGTGGTGGACACCGTCTCTTGGGTGCCTGTGCTTGGCAAGATTCCGTTGATTGGAAACCTGTTCCGCAGCAAGGGTAAGAAGGTCGAGAAGCGTAACCTGATGGTGTTCCTGAAGCCACGGATCATCCGTTCGCCGGAAGAGCTGGCGAAGTACTCCAAGACCAAATACAACGCAGTACGCCGTGATGGCCAGATTTCACGATTGAATACATCGGACTTCCTGATTCCTGAAGTCGATCCACCGGTGTTGATCGAATACGAGGAAACGCTGGGCGAAGGTTTATTGGGGAGCGAACGCCAGGCCGAGTTGGCGCGCCGTGGCGAAGTGCGCAAGCCAGTGAAGAGTCGTATTAAGGACATCATCTTTGGTCGCACTTTTGTGTCGGACGATGAAATTTTTGAGAATGTCGAAGACGATTTCGAAATGCCACCGAAAAGGCCGAATGAGGATGAACTTCAGGATCTGGTTGATGAGCTGGAATACGGTGCTTCAGTTGAGGAATCCGTACCCAACGCTGAGGGCTCTTTACCCGACGCTGAGGGCTCTTCACCCAGTGACGATGTCATCAAGGCGGAAGACTTTTAG
- the gspE gene encoding type II secretion system ATPase GspE: MSEIANELETTGGQAVASVPADDAIPVDSDIAQIPYAFAKKHNVLVNLEDDGTARVTCVQTPKLPVLSELKRRLNRRLVLERVIASEFDTQLRAAYDKGGSQATQLMDDMGDDLDLERLADEMPQTTDLLEADDDAPIIRLINALLTQAIRENASDIHLEAFEEESVVRFRVDGVLRDILSPRREMHGALVSRIKVMSKLDIAEKRLPQDGRMSLRVAEHPVDVRVSTLPTQHGERVVLRLLDKQSARLDLEKLGMPADILRTFEVLIRKPNGILLVTGPTGSGKTTTLYSGLHRLDRKRLNILTVEDPVEYDLDGVGQTQMNSKIGLTFASGLRSILRQDPDVVLVGEIRDLETAEISVQASLTGHLVLSTLHTNTAVGAVTRLVDMGVEPFLIASSLVGVLAQRLVRRLCPDCKLPHEPDDAERELLGMSATQESTLFKPQGCPNCEQIGYRGRLGIYELIEMNEGMRRLIHDEASEDLLTKHARKTSRSLMHNGFDRVLQGETTVDEVFRVTQS, translated from the coding sequence ATGAGCGAGATAGCGAATGAGTTGGAGACCACCGGCGGGCAGGCAGTAGCGTCCGTGCCGGCGGATGATGCGATACCGGTGGATTCGGATATTGCACAGATTCCGTACGCCTTTGCCAAGAAACACAATGTTCTGGTGAATCTGGAGGACGATGGCACCGCGCGTGTAACCTGCGTTCAAACTCCTAAACTTCCCGTCTTATCCGAACTTAAGCGGCGACTGAATCGTCGTCTTGTGCTCGAGCGCGTGATTGCGTCAGAGTTCGATACTCAACTCCGTGCCGCCTACGATAAAGGTGGCAGTCAGGCCACCCAGTTAATGGATGACATGGGTGATGATTTGGATCTTGAGCGGCTTGCGGACGAGATGCCGCAAACCACGGACCTGTTGGAAGCCGACGACGATGCGCCGATTATTCGCCTTATCAACGCGCTGCTGACTCAGGCAATTCGGGAAAATGCCTCCGATATTCACCTTGAGGCCTTCGAGGAAGAGTCCGTGGTCCGTTTTCGAGTGGATGGTGTGCTGCGCGATATTCTCAGTCCGCGTCGAGAGATGCATGGCGCATTGGTATCACGTATCAAGGTGATGTCGAAGCTCGATATCGCTGAAAAACGCCTGCCTCAGGATGGTCGCATGTCATTGCGCGTGGCCGAGCACCCAGTTGACGTGCGGGTCTCGACCTTGCCGACTCAGCATGGCGAGCGCGTCGTATTACGGCTGCTAGATAAGCAAAGTGCGCGACTCGACCTGGAAAAGCTCGGCATGCCGGCTGATATTCTCCGAACATTTGAGGTGTTGATTCGTAAACCTAACGGCATTTTGCTGGTAACCGGGCCAACCGGTTCAGGTAAAACCACCACGCTGTACTCCGGCTTACACCGACTGGATCGTAAACGACTGAATATTTTGACAGTGGAAGATCCAGTTGAATACGATCTAGATGGTGTTGGTCAAACCCAGATGAATAGCAAGATTGGGCTGACGTTCGCCAGCGGCTTGCGTTCGATTCTGCGGCAAGACCCAGACGTGGTCCTGGTTGGTGAGATTCGCGATCTGGAAACAGCGGAAATCTCGGTTCAAGCCAGTTTGACTGGTCACTTGGTACTGTCAACGCTGCACACTAACACCGCAGTTGGTGCGGTCACGCGTTTGGTGGACATGGGCGTTGAACCGTTTTTGATTGCATCCAGTTTGGTTGGTGTGCTGGCCCAGCGTCTCGTACGACGTTTATGCCCGGATTGTAAGTTACCGCATGAGCCCGATGATGCTGAGCGAGAATTACTGGGGATGTCGGCGACGCAGGAATCGACTCTGTTTAAACCACAAGGTTGCCCGAATTGTGAGCAAATTGGTTATCGAGGTCGATTAGGTATCTACGAGCTGATTGAAATGAATGAAGGAATGCGGCGTTTGATCCATGACGAAGCCTCCGAGGATTTGCTCACCAAACACGCACGCAAAACATCTCGGAGTCTAATGCATAACGGCTTCGACCGAGTGTTGCAAGGTGAGACCACCGTGGATGAAGTGTTCCGCGTGACGCAGTCCTAA
- the gspF gene encoding type II secretion system inner membrane protein GspF, which produces MATFEYQALNAKGRTVKGVTSGDHAKQVRAELRAQGLIPLNVKSISESAASKSDQKGRPSRRIKISTNELSIMTRQMATLLESGMTVEETLSAVIKQSEGHKVKTVISDIRSMVTEGYSLSDAIALYPNSFPEIYRASIAAGEQSGTLDNVLDRLADYLEDSHAMQQKITQAIVYPIFLFFVCAAILVVLIVVVVPKIVGVYEDTKQELPTLTKVVIKISDFMVNYGVIVGIGLVVLVVLIRLLFRQDKPKLWLHRTYLKIVGLRKMVQNIDSARMSRTLSIMVGSGVPILSSMRASQAVMTNRVLQQDLQQATEEVSQGVSIGRALDRSGHFPPLLVHMVSSGENSGRLGHMLEKAATATENEMQTRISMMVSLLGPMMILIMGSMVMTIILAILMPMMKLQEMVNF; this is translated from the coding sequence ATGGCAACCTTCGAATATCAGGCCTTAAACGCTAAGGGGAGAACGGTCAAAGGGGTCACCTCGGGTGATCACGCCAAACAGGTGCGGGCTGAATTGCGCGCTCAGGGACTGATTCCCTTAAACGTAAAGTCGATTTCCGAAAGTGCCGCGAGTAAGTCGGATCAAAAAGGCCGTCCGTCTCGCCGCATCAAAATCAGCACTAATGAACTGTCGATTATGACTCGTCAGATGGCCACGCTGCTGGAATCGGGTATGACGGTCGAGGAAACCTTAAGTGCGGTAATCAAGCAGTCGGAAGGACACAAAGTCAAAACGGTGATCAGCGATATACGATCCATGGTCACCGAAGGCTACTCATTGTCAGATGCGATTGCATTGTATCCGAATAGCTTTCCAGAGATTTACCGTGCTTCCATTGCGGCCGGTGAGCAATCGGGCACCTTAGATAATGTCTTGGACCGGTTAGCAGACTATCTGGAAGACAGTCACGCGATGCAGCAAAAGATTACGCAAGCCATTGTGTATCCGATCTTCTTGTTCTTCGTTTGTGCAGCGATTCTGGTGGTGCTGATCGTGGTTGTGGTGCCAAAGATCGTCGGTGTGTACGAAGACACCAAACAAGAATTGCCAACGCTCACCAAGGTTGTAATCAAGATTTCAGACTTCATGGTCAATTATGGTGTTATCGTGGGGATCGGATTAGTCGTGTTGGTGGTACTGATTCGATTGTTATTCAGGCAGGATAAACCTAAGCTGTGGTTACATCGGACTTACTTGAAAATCGTAGGCTTGCGTAAGATGGTGCAGAACATCGATTCGGCCAGAATGTCACGTACCTTGTCGATCATGGTTGGTTCGGGCGTGCCGATTCTATCGTCCATGCGTGCCAGTCAGGCGGTGATGACGAATCGCGTATTGCAGCAAGACTTGCAGCAGGCAACCGAGGAAGTTTCTCAAGGTGTCTCAATTGGTCGAGCACTGGATCGCAGCGGCCATTTTCCACCGCTATTAGTACACATGGTATCGAGTGGCGAAAACAGCGGTCGGCTAGGGCATATGCTTGAAAAAGCAGCCACCGCCACCGAGAATGAAATGCAAACTCGAATCAGTATGATGGTCAGTTTGCTTGGGCCAATGATGATCTTGATCATGGGGTCGATGGTAATGACGATTATTCTTGCCATTCTGATGCCAATGATGAAACTCCAAGAAATGGTGAATTTTTAG
- the gspG gene encoding type II secretion system major pseudopilin GspG, with protein MKKTYTQRSTQAGFTLIEIMVVVIIIGLLSAMIMPNLFKSKHKADVVKAQNDISKIESTLALYRLDNFQYPTTSEGLDALITNPGKNTWNGPYLDRKPKDPWQNDYQYVRPGTHNPDKFDLWSMGADGATGGEGDAKDIVNWEQG; from the coding sequence ATGAAGAAAACTTATACGCAACGTTCTACACAGGCCGGTTTCACGTTGATCGAAATCATGGTCGTCGTGATTATTATCGGTTTATTATCGGCGATGATTATGCCGAACCTGTTCAAATCTAAGCACAAAGCCGATGTCGTCAAAGCACAAAATGACATTAGCAAGATTGAAAGCACCTTGGCGTTATACCGGTTGGATAATTTTCAATATCCCACTACCTCAGAGGGTCTGGATGCATTAATTACCAACCCGGGTAAGAATACGTGGAATGGTCCCTATCTAGATCGAAAGCCGAAAGACCCTTGGCAGAACGACTATCAGTACGTGCGTCCCGGCACACACAATCCAGACAAATTTGACCTCTGGAGTATGGGGGCGGATGGTGCCACGGGTGGTGAAGGCGATGCAAAGGATATCGTCAACTGGGAGCAGGGCTGA
- the mobA gene encoding molybdenum cofactor guanylyltransferase MobA, which produces MQLDTSNLAGLILAGGASRRMQGLDKGLQAYQGRALVAWTAMAMQPCVCDLIISANRNHEQYAQFARRVLHDSESSAYLGPMAGICRSIEGCVPSSTIQGLLVSPCDTPGVTTKLWQSLVSLANANPNSAVVCHNGERLQSLHCLLPRPTWDSLLASYADGNRAMHRWLRKNGAVELDCSDHATEFQNLNYLEELRG; this is translated from the coding sequence ATGCAACTAGACACATCCAATCTGGCGGGGCTTATTTTGGCTGGCGGGGCAAGTCGCCGAATGCAAGGACTAGACAAAGGTCTTCAGGCATATCAAGGTCGCGCGCTTGTCGCGTGGACAGCCATGGCGATGCAACCCTGTGTCTGTGACCTGATCATTAGCGCAAATCGAAATCATGAGCAGTATGCACAGTTTGCGCGACGTGTGCTGCATGATTCCGAATCGTCGGCCTACCTTGGCCCCATGGCCGGTATTTGTCGCTCAATTGAAGGGTGCGTGCCATCATCGACGATTCAGGGACTACTCGTTTCGCCGTGCGATACGCCAGGTGTCACGACGAAACTGTGGCAATCCTTGGTGTCACTGGCCAACGCCAATCCAAATTCTGCGGTGGTCTGTCATAACGGAGAGAGACTGCAATCCTTGCATTGTCTATTGCCAAGGCCAACCTGGGATTCATTGCTGGCAAGCTATGCCGACGGGAATCGTGCCATGCACCGCTGGCTGCGAAAAAACGGCGCGGTCGAACTGGATTGCTCGGACCACGCCACAGAATTTCAGAACCTCAACTACCTTGAGGAATTGCGTGGTTGA